The segment TTGATGCAAGGCTAGTGGAAAAAGTGGGCTTATTCCGGTCCCTTCTGCCTACTCGTCCATGTAACTGCGTCAATAAAACCACGAATGTCCGCTAATGCTGCCGTCATCGCAAATATCACAAAATAAATACAAGAATTTCCGTTATTTCTTCTACCGAAATTTCTGCCATTAACTGCAGTTAGAAAATCAAATGACTTCACCCTTTACTGTTCACGCGCACATGTACCTGCCACTTCCGTTCTGCTACCCTCCACAGAACTCGAACACATTGCCACTACCGTCTATCGAATCACTAACCTCTACACTTACTCGCACCCGCAAACCACGAACACTTTGCGCCCGCGCCGTCGAATCGGTCCTTCCAACGCTATGTTGAATCGAACTCTATTCCCTCCCTATTGCTGACCCGAAACTTCCAAGTATGACCCCCGAACCCCGCATACAGGCGCTCTGCAGCAAACAAACCCAATCAGCTCCCGATAATCAAGCCGCCCAATATTTGCCGTCCCTCATTCTCTATCACCTGGATCGAGCGATAGCCCGCCGATTCCATAAATGCGTGCCAATCCGCACCGCTCCAGAAGCCAAAGCATGGCGCATCGCTGTCCCCCCTGCGGATCGGGGCAAAGTTCGGAAGCAGCGAGAAGATGAACTCTTGGTGGAGCAAACGGGTGTGATCCTGGCGCATGCATTCCGACAGCAGCAAGGTGCCGCCGGGCTTCAGGCAGCTGCGCAGCCGGTTCAGAGCAGCCACGATATCTTGCGCGCAGTGCGCCACATTGACGGCGAAGATGTAGTCAAACGCTTCCGCCCAATCCGGATAGTCCGCATTCAGGTCAAGCTTGCCTGCGTCCAATCGAGCAGCCGGGTACGATGCGGCCAGCCGTTTCCTTGCCCTGTTCGCCAGTGCGGCGCTAATATCGGTCAAGACGCATCGTCCGACCGGTTGCGCGCGCAGCATGCATTCAGCCAGCAGCGCCATCGAGGCGGAGCCGTATCCGGTGCCCAGCTCCAACACCTCCGGCGCCTGCGCTTGATCTGCCTTCATGCGGTCAGCCAAGCACTCCGCAGCCCATTGATTATGTACCGCGTATAAATCATGGCTATTGCTGAAATAATGCTCCCACAACGGGGCACCTTCCGGACCGAACAGCACATGCAGACTGTTCGACCGGCCCTGAATCACATCCAGCCAATGGGCTGCAACATAGTCAATCAGGTTCAGGGAAGGCTGGATTTGCACATTCCGGCCGTCGCCGAACGCATAGCGCTTGCGCTGCGCGCCGAGCCAGCAGCCGCCCCGCTGGACCAAGTAGCCTTGCTGCCGCAGGAAAAACAGCGCCCACTCGACATGCAGCTGGAAATCCGGCAAGCAGCGCAGCCCGCTCCAGGCCTCCTCCAGGGTAAAACCCTGCTGAAAGTCGAGTCCGCCGTTTTGCAGGCAGGTCGCGATCGCTTCGGCCGTAT is part of the Xylanibacillus composti genome and harbors:
- a CDS encoding class I SAM-dependent methyltransferase, yielding MQVSSGLFDRVYHAVYDDVSGYTAEAIATCLQNGGLDFQQGFTLEEAWSGLRCLPDFQLHVEWALFFLRQQGYLVQRGGCWLGAQRKRYAFGDGRNVQIQPSLNLIDYVAAHWLDVIQGRSNSLHVLFGPEGAPLWEHYFSNSHDLYAVHNQWAAECLADRMKADQAQAPEVLELGTGYGSASMALLAECMLRAQPVGRCVLTDISAALANRARKRLAASYPAARLDAGKLDLNADYPDWAEAFDYIFAVNVAHCAQDIVAALNRLRSCLKPGGTLLLSECMRQDHTRLLHQEFIFSLLPNFAPIRRGDSDAPCFGFWSGADWHAFMESAGYRSIQVIENEGRQILGGLIIGS